In the genome of Terribacillus sp. FSL K6-0262, one region contains:
- the tnpA gene encoding IS200/IS605 family transposase, with protein sequence MKDMNSLAHTTWNCKYHVVFAPKYRRQVIYGKYKKSIGQIIRDLCERKGVIIHEANACPDHIHMLISIPPKLSVSQFMGYLKGKSSLMIFDRHANLKYRYGNRKFWCRGFYVDTVGRNKKQIQEYIRNQLKEDYMGDQLTLFEEYDPFTGEKNRKK encoded by the coding sequence ATGAAGGACATGAACAGTTTAGCACATACAACATGGAATTGTAAGTATCACGTAGTATTTGCGCCAAAGTACAGAAGGCAGGTTATTTACGGAAAATACAAAAAGAGTATCGGACAAATTATTAGGGATTTATGTGAACGGAAAGGTGTGATTATCCATGAAGCAAATGCTTGTCCGGATCACATTCATATGTTGATAAGTATCCCGCCGAAATTAAGTGTGTCACAATTTATGGGATACTTAAAAGGGAAAAGTAGTTTAATGATATTCGATCGTCATGCCAATTTAAAATATAGATATGGAAATCGAAAATTTTGGTGTCGAGGATTCTATGTTGATACAGTCGGGAGAAATAAGAAACAAATACAAGAATATATTAGGAATCAGCTAAAAGAGGACTATATGGGCGATCAATTGACATTATTCGAAGAGTACGATCCATTTACAGGAGAAAAAAATCGGAAGAAATAA
- a CDS encoding PLP-dependent aminotransferase family protein, whose amino-acid sequence MSLYIMQLDRERNEAFLYQQIYQQMKQAILERRYLPHDKLPSKRELAANLRISLNSVNAAYQQLVAEGYLYTRERQGFFVEELDSFYVQPENHISDIPSDLLEADEKREVRKSFSHMSADINVFPLDKWLWCEQQALRKNKKLLEEYVDPQGLYSVRKTIAQFLSQSRGVRCYPEQIVLGSGTQLLTRQLTKLLPKETIYGLEEPGYQRMYHLLKSEGRVVSSLKIDRKGIRIDALEASGANVLLTTPSHQFPTGAIMPISRRIQLLNWANSAPDRYIVEDDYDSEYKYDADSIPSLQGMDGASRVIYMGSFSKSLLPGLRMSYMVLPIPLLEVYKKTLHFLMSSCSTITQLTLQAFIETGEYQKHIKKTTKLYRVRRAMLIEKLKAKFGDTISVKGEKSGLHFLVSFHVERTEEEIKRRAEERGYLLYGISRFYNQSEPPRIPTLILGFASMRTTEMDEAVELLYEAVFE is encoded by the coding sequence ATGAGTTTATACATCATGCAGCTGGACAGAGAACGGAATGAAGCTTTCCTATATCAGCAAATTTATCAGCAAATGAAACAAGCCATATTGGAGCGGCGTTATTTACCGCATGATAAACTCCCTTCTAAAAGGGAACTGGCAGCCAATTTGCGGATAAGCTTGAATTCGGTGAATGCTGCATATCAACAGCTCGTGGCAGAAGGCTATCTTTACACACGTGAAAGGCAAGGTTTTTTTGTGGAGGAACTGGATTCTTTTTACGTACAGCCAGAAAATCATATTTCTGATATTCCCTCTGATCTGCTGGAAGCGGATGAAAAGCGGGAAGTGAGGAAGTCTTTTTCCCATATGAGTGCAGATATAAATGTGTTTCCGTTGGATAAGTGGCTATGGTGCGAACAACAGGCGTTACGGAAGAATAAGAAGCTATTGGAGGAATATGTCGACCCTCAAGGATTATATAGTGTGCGGAAGACGATAGCTCAATTCCTTTCTCAATCGCGAGGGGTGCGCTGTTATCCCGAACAGATTGTGCTAGGCTCTGGAACGCAGCTGCTGACCCGACAATTAACAAAACTTTTGCCCAAGGAAACGATATATGGGCTGGAGGAGCCTGGCTATCAGCGCATGTATCACCTGTTGAAGAGTGAAGGAAGGGTTGTCTCCAGTCTGAAAATAGATCGAAAGGGTATCCGGATCGATGCATTGGAAGCGAGCGGGGCCAATGTTCTGCTCACCACGCCTTCCCACCAATTCCCAACGGGAGCAATCATGCCGATATCCCGTCGGATCCAGCTGCTTAATTGGGCGAATTCCGCGCCGGATCGTTATATTGTTGAGGATGATTATGATAGTGAGTATAAATATGACGCAGACTCCATTCCATCATTGCAGGGAATGGATGGTGCATCACGTGTTATATATATGGGCTCTTTCTCCAAATCTCTCTTACCGGGTTTAAGAATGAGCTATATGGTGTTACCTATACCACTCCTGGAGGTTTATAAGAAAACATTGCATTTTTTGATGTCCTCCTGCAGTACCATAACACAGCTTACACTGCAGGCATTTATTGAAACTGGGGAATACCAGAAGCATATTAAGAAAACGACAAAATTATATCGAGTTCGGCGAGCTATGCTGATAGAGAAGCTGAAGGCGAAATTCGGTGACACTATTTCCGTCAAAGGAGAGAAGTCAGGATTGCACTTTTTGGTTTCCTTTCATGTGGAACGTACGGAGGAGGAGATAAAAAGGAGGGCAGAAGAGAGGGGATACTTACTTTATGGAATCAGCCGTTTTTATAATCAATCAGAACCGCCTCGGATACCGACGCTTATCCTCGGCTTTGCCAGCATGCGTACAACTGAGATGGATGAAGCTGTAGAACTACTGTATGAAGCGGTTTTTGAATGA
- the gabT gene encoding 4-aminobutyrate--2-oxoglutarate transaminase, producing the protein MATLANETLLLQQKRDKYVARGVSNGNKSIAAKGEGALLFDQDGRRFIDFAGAIGTMNVGHSHPKVVEALKKQAEAFVHPGFNVIMYASYIELAEKLCSLTPGSFDKKAIFLNSGAEAVENAVKIARKYTGRQAVVTFNRGFHGRTNLAMSMTSKVKPYKFGFGPFAPEVYQAPYPYSYQRPKDMTEAAYEDFIIEQFQDFFISQVAPETVACVVMEPVQGEGGFIIPSKRFVQFVASFCNEHGIVFVADEIQTGFARTGKYFAIEHFEVVPDLITVSKSLGAGVPISGVVGRAEMLDASNPGELGGTYAGSPLGCVAALAVLEIIESEKLNEKAEHIGKTIEQAANRWQERYESIGDIRRLGAMVAIEFVKDRQSKLPDKALASKIAAYANEHGLLLLTAGINGNVVRFLSPLVITDEELKEGLEIIEQALESI; encoded by the coding sequence ATGGCAACTTTAGCAAATGAGACTTTGTTGCTTCAGCAAAAACGAGATAAATACGTAGCCAGAGGCGTTAGTAATGGAAATAAATCCATCGCAGCCAAAGGTGAGGGAGCACTTCTTTTTGATCAGGATGGACGACGTTTCATTGACTTCGCAGGTGCAATTGGAACAATGAATGTCGGACACAGCCATCCAAAAGTAGTGGAAGCACTCAAGAAGCAAGCGGAAGCATTTGTTCATCCAGGGTTCAATGTCATTATGTATGCCTCCTATATCGAACTAGCCGAAAAACTATGTAGCCTGACTCCTGGTTCCTTTGATAAGAAAGCTATCTTCCTTAATTCAGGGGCCGAAGCTGTCGAAAATGCCGTAAAGATCGCACGGAAATATACAGGAAGACAAGCGGTCGTAACTTTTAACCGGGGTTTCCATGGACGCACGAATCTTGCCATGAGTATGACGAGCAAAGTAAAACCATATAAATTCGGGTTCGGTCCATTTGCTCCGGAAGTTTACCAAGCTCCTTACCCATACAGCTACCAACGTCCGAAAGATATGACAGAAGCTGCATATGAAGATTTCATCATCGAGCAATTCCAAGACTTCTTCATATCCCAGGTTGCTCCGGAAACCGTCGCATGTGTTGTGATGGAACCCGTACAAGGAGAAGGAGGCTTCATTATACCGTCCAAGCGCTTCGTACAGTTTGTAGCATCATTCTGTAACGAACATGGCATTGTCTTCGTAGCCGATGAAATCCAAACTGGCTTTGCCCGGACAGGCAAATATTTTGCAATTGAGCATTTTGAAGTTGTCCCTGATTTGATTACTGTCTCTAAATCGCTTGGAGCTGGCGTTCCGATCAGCGGTGTGGTCGGCAGGGCCGAGATGCTGGATGCATCAAATCCAGGTGAATTGGGCGGTACTTACGCCGGCAGTCCCCTCGGGTGTGTCGCAGCACTTGCCGTACTGGAAATCATCGAGTCTGAAAAACTAAATGAAAAGGCGGAGCATATCGGCAAGACTATTGAACAAGCCGCAAATCGCTGGCAAGAACGCTATGAATCTATCGGTGATATAAGACGCCTAGGGGCGATGGTTGCAATTGAATTTGTCAAAGACAGACAATCGAAACTCCCGGATAAAGCATTGGCGTCCAAGATTGCAGCGTATGCAAACGAACATGGTCTCCTTCTTCTTACCGCTGGTATTAACGGAAACGTCGTTCGCTTCCTTAGTCCGCTCGTCATTACGGATGAAGAGCTGAAAGAAGGGCTGGAAATCATCGAACAAGCATTGGAATCCATTTAA
- a CDS encoding APC family permease → MAKQQLRKTMSKSDVIFLAVGAMLGWGWVVLSGDWILGAGFLGSIIAFVVGGLLICLIGLTYAELSSSMPETGGGLVFVNRAFGRKMGFGAAWAVLAGYVTVITFEAVALPTVIDYIVPMNHVGYLWTMNDWPVYLTWVLIGSGGALILTLLNYIGAKPAAIFQSVFTILMIATAVLLLFGASFNGSTANLQPLFTDGAAGVITVLVMVPFLFVGFDVVPQVAEEINAPAKTISRILMISIVCAVLFYLLIVYGVSAALSQEQLENSSLATADAMTSLFGSQAFGTILVVGGVAGIITSWNAFIIGASRILYAMAERKMIPSWFMYIHPKYGTPTNSILFLGALAFLAPLLGRPALVWIVNAGGVGMIAGYVLVALAFLRLRKIEPELNRPYKIKYWRTIGWGAVIMSIVFLTFYLPGMPAALVWPYEWVMLIGWIVIGLSLYRITNRKLAAVSTRERSIANDKRA, encoded by the coding sequence ATGGCCAAACAGCAATTAAGGAAGACTATGTCGAAGTCGGATGTCATTTTTCTAGCCGTAGGAGCCATGCTCGGATGGGGATGGGTTGTACTATCCGGTGATTGGATTCTCGGAGCCGGATTTCTTGGCAGTATCATTGCCTTTGTAGTTGGAGGATTGCTTATTTGCCTCATCGGTTTGACATATGCGGAATTATCTTCTTCCATGCCTGAAACGGGCGGCGGTTTGGTATTCGTAAATCGTGCTTTTGGTAGGAAGATGGGGTTTGGTGCAGCTTGGGCCGTTCTTGCTGGATATGTGACAGTCATCACGTTTGAAGCTGTCGCATTGCCGACCGTCATCGATTATATCGTACCGATGAATCATGTCGGGTATCTTTGGACAATGAATGATTGGCCCGTTTATCTTACATGGGTATTGATTGGTTCAGGCGGAGCACTTATTTTGACACTCCTTAACTATATCGGGGCAAAGCCAGCAGCTATCTTTCAGTCCGTCTTCACAATCCTCATGATTGCTACAGCCGTCCTGCTTTTGTTTGGTGCCTCTTTCAACGGGAGCACAGCAAATTTACAGCCTCTTTTCACAGATGGCGCAGCAGGCGTCATCACTGTTCTGGTCATGGTGCCATTCCTGTTCGTAGGTTTTGATGTCGTGCCGCAGGTCGCGGAAGAAATCAATGCACCAGCCAAAACTATTTCACGTATACTGATGATTTCCATTGTTTGTGCCGTATTATTCTATTTATTGATTGTGTACGGTGTTTCTGCCGCACTTTCCCAGGAGCAGCTGGAGAATTCAAGTCTTGCAACCGCAGATGCGATGACAAGCCTCTTTGGCAGCCAAGCATTCGGTACTATATTGGTTGTCGGAGGTGTAGCAGGCATCATCACCAGCTGGAATGCATTTATCATTGGAGCCAGCCGGATCTTGTACGCAATGGCAGAGAGAAAAATGATTCCATCATGGTTCATGTATATCCATCCTAAATACGGAACACCAACAAATTCGATTCTATTCCTTGGTGCACTTGCATTCTTGGCACCGTTACTCGGCCGCCCCGCATTGGTCTGGATCGTGAATGCCGGCGGAGTCGGCATGATTGCCGGCTATGTCCTCGTGGCACTAGCTTTTCTTCGATTGCGCAAAATCGAGCCCGAGCTGAATAGGCCGTATAAAATCAAGTACTGGCGCACAATCGGTTGGGGGGCTGTCATCATGAGCATCGTATTCCTGACCTTCTACCTGCCAGGAATGCCGGCCGCACTCGTATGGCCTTACGAATGGGTCATGCTGATTGGCTGGATAGTAATCGGTCTCAGTCTATACAGGATAACAAACCGTAAATTAGCAGCTGTATCCACTCGGGAAAGGAGTATCGCAAATGACAAACGTGCTTAA
- a CDS encoding NAD-dependent succinate-semialdehyde dehydrogenase, whose protein sequence is MTNVLNVYNPGTGDYIASVEMDTFEAIEEKITASHIAFLSWSKTSAIERSSLLRKWHALILTNKTELAALITAENGKPLKEAQGEVLYAAGYIEWFAEEAKRVYGRTIPASTTDKRMLVTREAVGPVAAITPWNFPAAMITRKAAPALAAGCTFIIKPAPDTPLTAIRLVELAYEAGIPEDVIQYVNADGEMVGKIFTDHPHIRKISFTGSTPVGKLLIKQSADSVKHVSMELGGHAPLIVDEYADIKRAVEQAVASKFRNAGQTCVCANRLLVHAAIKEEFLHRFTQAVSQLRVGVGSKDVNIGPIINKKGFEKIVAQLEDAKKKGASVRTGGSYDQDDEKGYYFVQPTVLDQVTTDMDIMHEETFGPVAPITTYTDIDEAIRIANDTPYGLAAYFFTENYRRGLYIAENLKYGIIGWNDGGPSAVQAPFGGMKESGVGREGGIEGIEPYLETKYISIGI, encoded by the coding sequence ATGACAAACGTGCTTAATGTATACAACCCAGGAACCGGTGACTATATAGCTTCTGTTGAAATGGATACCTTTGAAGCAATCGAGGAAAAAATCACTGCCTCGCACATAGCCTTCCTTAGCTGGTCGAAAACGAGCGCTATAGAAAGAAGCTCTTTGTTACGGAAATGGCATGCATTGATACTGACAAACAAGACTGAGCTCGCAGCCTTGATCACTGCAGAGAATGGCAAACCTCTGAAAGAAGCTCAAGGTGAAGTTTTATATGCCGCTGGCTATATCGAATGGTTCGCCGAAGAAGCCAAGCGCGTTTACGGCCGCACCATCCCTGCCTCCACCACCGACAAGCGTATGCTCGTCACCCGCGAAGCAGTAGGCCCGGTCGCAGCGATCACACCTTGGAACTTCCCGGCAGCGATGATCACAAGAAAAGCAGCACCAGCATTGGCTGCGGGGTGCACATTCATCATCAAACCAGCACCGGATACCCCGCTGACAGCTATCCGCCTGGTCGAACTGGCATATGAGGCCGGTATTCCGGAGGACGTCATTCAATATGTGAATGCCGATGGCGAAATGGTCGGCAAGATTTTCACCGATCATCCCCACATCCGGAAGATTTCCTTCACGGGATCTACTCCTGTCGGCAAACTGCTCATCAAACAAAGCGCCGATAGCGTGAAGCATGTCTCCATGGAGCTCGGCGGACACGCACCGCTTATCGTCGATGAGTACGCAGATATCAAGCGGGCAGTCGAACAAGCAGTAGCATCCAAGTTCCGCAATGCCGGACAAACATGTGTCTGCGCCAATCGACTACTTGTCCATGCTGCTATAAAAGAGGAATTCCTCCATCGCTTCACTCAAGCTGTCTCACAATTAAGAGTTGGTGTAGGAAGCAAAGATGTGAATATTGGACCAATCATCAATAAAAAAGGATTCGAAAAAATAGTCGCTCAACTTGAGGACGCCAAGAAAAAAGGAGCCTCCGTCCGTACAGGCGGTTCTTATGACCAAGATGATGAAAAAGGATACTACTTTGTACAACCTACCGTCCTTGATCAAGTGACGACGGACATGGACATCATGCATGAAGAAACATTCGGTCCGGTGGCTCCGATCACGACTTACACCGACATCGACGAAGCTATCCGCATCGCAAATGACACGCCATATGGCTTGGCAGCCTATTTCTTCACGGAAAATTACCGCCGCGGGCTGTATATCGCCGAAAACCTGAAATATGGTATCATCGGCTGGAATGATGGCGGTCCATCCGCCGTTCAAGCTCCATTCGGCGGCATGAAGGAAAGCGGTGTCGGCCGCGAAGGCGGAATCGAAGGAATCGAGCCTTATTTGGAAACAAAATATATCTCCATCGGTATATGA
- a CDS encoding S8 family serine peptidase — MHKRMTKWLSILAIGVFLLSLLSPTASRAQSSERTSVKASEGVAAKVDKDVTSQFKADGQVTYLVKLKDQADTKKAAETAVEKAKKQSASLSAKEAKRIQNSAVVSDLRATADATQANLLDYLKQAKDKGVVKDYDSYYIVNALKVTSSKDVMEELAASEEVEKILPDRERKILEPTKAEEKKAAALAEEVEAWGVERVGAPAVWQEMGLDGSGVVIGGLDTGVQYDHPALLEKYRGYDAADPDNVSHEFNWYDAVDGEAVPYDDLDHGTHTIGTAVGAAPDGSADIGVAPGAKWIAVKAFHPDTGQGQTTDAILLDAAEWMLAPKDEEGTPHPEQAPDIVNNSWGGGPGLDEWYREVVQTWRNAGIVPVFSAGNDGDGDATVSAPSNYPESISVAATDSEDGLASFSSRGPSPYEGEIKPDIAAPGVSVYSSVSGSGYSASFSGTSMAAPHVSGVIALLLQADSSLTVDEIETILYDTADRQTSSEYPDEINEGFGHGIVNAYLAASTIATGVGEINGNVYQDGEDREPAVIVHEAVSELYQGVATPLSAEVTDNISADTVTLEYQQDEGEWQSIEATLAEGNAASGTYQAVLPAEATAGETLAYKFVVTDFGGNTTETDTYEVELLAPLSVGYTQDFEEEPTGWTSFGDQNSWEWGAPAAGPEAAASGENVYGTGAYANNADATLLAPPVAVPEDGEAYLQFQTWFDLESRYDYGHVVVSTDKENWEQVGSYNGANGAWSAEQIDLSDYAGQTVYVGFHLETDGSIGKQGWYIDDVAISDTSNSSASIMKDTKKVKEDKQTKESAKSKKAVHAKKLAPTPIRNVQGPSLPDGQSDPSEISPSALPVDATVTVQETGRSVQTDPADGSYRLLQAAGDVTLEAAAYGFHSNTAPVTVTEGTAVTQNFTLDPIAEGTVTGTVTNAQTGEPIAGANVYVVEDAAVEPAQTDDNGTYTLTAYEGTYTLRITAPSFKGSELEVTVTAEEATEQNVELEPFIGFAGEIGYDDGTAENAHAFYDAGNGWAVKFTLAEGQSSALVTGGLFRFWDDTFPTPGGTNFAVEIYDDSGEDGAPGKKLAGPISGEALRNGEWTQIDLAGEGIVVDSDFYILYIQTDPNPNTPALATDEDGEFSGRSWQNVGGEWSLVPEEDGNYMIRALVDYEAQSPVITSPASDTVTKESRVTVEGTASPGGTVEISNNGEAAASVEASEEGAFAAEVELAEGENSLTAVTKLENGSTAPSEAVTVIRDQTKPELMITAPEDGSKTNKETVTVTGTASDDYLKKLTINGENADVDDDGAFSKRILLDEGVNEIKVAAADEAGNKVTKVIELEADYTAPALENVKPEQDTDLQAGETVVISFESEPGLEDATFYLKAPLTNFRTASQATELPMRETEEGLYVGYWTATSSVKLDGADVVVKATDAFGNETDATAAGKIFVE, encoded by the coding sequence ATGCACAAAAGGATGACGAAGTGGCTCAGTATTTTGGCGATCGGTGTCTTTCTCTTGTCGTTGCTTTCTCCTACAGCTTCACGAGCACAGTCTTCTGAGCGAACTTCTGTGAAAGCGAGTGAGGGTGTAGCAGCGAAGGTGGACAAGGATGTTACGTCACAGTTCAAGGCGGATGGGCAGGTGACGTACCTGGTGAAGCTGAAGGATCAGGCGGATACGAAGAAGGCGGCAGAGACTGCTGTCGAGAAGGCGAAGAAACAATCAGCCAGTTTGTCTGCCAAGGAAGCGAAGCGTATCCAGAATTCGGCTGTTGTCAGTGATTTGCGTGCGACAGCTGATGCAACGCAAGCGAATTTGCTTGATTACTTGAAGCAGGCGAAAGATAAAGGTGTCGTGAAAGACTATGATTCTTACTATATCGTCAATGCGCTGAAAGTGACGAGCTCCAAAGATGTGATGGAGGAGCTGGCTGCTTCGGAGGAAGTGGAGAAGATCCTGCCTGACAGAGAGCGTAAAATCCTTGAGCCAACGAAGGCAGAGGAGAAAAAGGCAGCTGCTCTGGCTGAGGAAGTCGAAGCGTGGGGGGTGGAAAGAGTCGGAGCGCCTGCAGTATGGCAGGAAATGGGACTGGATGGATCGGGTGTCGTCATCGGCGGGTTGGATACTGGGGTGCAGTATGACCATCCGGCACTTTTGGAAAAGTACCGCGGCTATGATGCGGCTGACCCGGATAATGTCTCGCATGAGTTCAACTGGTATGATGCAGTCGACGGAGAAGCTGTGCCGTATGATGACTTGGATCATGGGACACATACGATCGGTACGGCTGTCGGTGCAGCTCCGGATGGATCCGCTGATATCGGCGTTGCACCGGGAGCCAAATGGATTGCGGTAAAAGCTTTCCATCCGGATACCGGGCAAGGGCAGACAACGGATGCCATCCTGCTGGATGCGGCTGAATGGATGCTTGCGCCAAAGGATGAAGAAGGCACTCCGCATCCAGAGCAGGCACCGGATATCGTCAATAACTCTTGGGGCGGCGGTCCGGGACTTGATGAATGGTATCGCGAAGTTGTCCAGACATGGCGGAATGCCGGTATCGTCCCAGTGTTCTCGGCCGGTAATGATGGAGATGGAGACGCGACAGTGTCTGCACCTTCCAACTATCCAGAGTCGATCTCTGTCGCTGCAACGGATAGTGAAGATGGCTTGGCGAGCTTCTCCTCACGCGGTCCTTCTCCTTATGAGGGAGAAATAAAACCAGATATTGCTGCTCCCGGCGTGAGTGTTTATTCCTCGGTAAGCGGCAGCGGATACAGTGCCTCCTTCAGCGGAACTTCGATGGCCGCTCCGCATGTGAGCGGCGTCATTGCGCTGCTGCTGCAGGCGGATAGTTCGCTGACAGTCGACGAGATAGAAACGATTCTCTATGATACAGCTGATCGACAGACAAGCAGCGAATATCCTGATGAAATCAATGAAGGCTTCGGCCATGGCATCGTCAATGCATATTTGGCTGCATCCACCATCGCCACTGGTGTCGGCGAAATCAACGGGAATGTGTATCAGGATGGCGAAGATCGGGAGCCGGCTGTGATTGTGCATGAAGCAGTTTCTGAGTTGTATCAGGGCGTCGCCACGCCGCTCTCAGCGGAAGTGACGGATAATATCAGTGCAGACACAGTGACGCTTGAATATCAGCAAGACGAAGGGGAATGGCAGTCGATCGAAGCGACGCTTGCAGAGGGAAATGCAGCCAGCGGTACGTATCAGGCGGTCCTGCCAGCGGAAGCAACGGCTGGTGAGACGCTTGCCTATAAATTTGTCGTAACCGATTTTGGCGGCAATACAACAGAGACAGATACGTATGAGGTGGAGCTGCTTGCCCCGCTGTCAGTTGGCTATACCCAGGATTTTGAAGAGGAGCCGACAGGCTGGACATCATTCGGTGATCAAAATTCATGGGAATGGGGAGCACCGGCTGCAGGACCTGAAGCGGCAGCATCTGGTGAAAATGTATATGGCACAGGCGCTTATGCAAACAATGCCGATGCGACCCTGCTCGCACCGCCTGTAGCAGTTCCGGAAGACGGTGAAGCATATTTGCAGTTCCAGACATGGTTCGACTTGGAAAGCCGATACGATTATGGTCATGTTGTCGTATCGACGGACAAAGAAAATTGGGAGCAGGTAGGTTCGTATAATGGGGCCAATGGCGCCTGGTCTGCTGAACAGATTGATTTAAGTGATTATGCCGGTCAGACAGTTTATGTCGGCTTCCATTTGGAGACGGACGGCAGCATCGGTAAACAAGGCTGGTATATCGATGATGTAGCCATTTCAGATACGTCAAACAGCTCTGCTTCCATCATGAAAGATACAAAAAAGGTGAAAGAGGATAAGCAGACAAAGGAGAGTGCAAAGAGCAAGAAGGCGGTACATGCGAAAAAGCTGGCGCCAACCCCGATTCGGAATGTCCAAGGTCCATCATTGCCGGATGGACAGTCAGACCCATCTGAAATCAGCCCAAGCGCCTTGCCGGTCGATGCAACGGTGACGGTGCAGGAAACCGGGCGAAGCGTACAAACTGATCCGGCAGACGGCAGCTATCGCTTACTGCAAGCCGCAGGGGATGTGACGCTGGAAGCAGCTGCTTATGGCTTCCATTCCAATACAGCACCAGTGACTGTGACCGAAGGCACGGCGGTAACCCAAAACTTCACGCTCGATCCGATTGCGGAGGGCACGGTGACGGGTACGGTCACAAATGCACAAACAGGTGAACCGATAGCTGGCGCTAACGTATATGTAGTCGAAGATGCAGCCGTCGAGCCGGCCCAGACCGATGACAACGGTACGTATACGCTGACTGCCTATGAAGGAACATATACCCTTAGAATTACAGCCCCTTCCTTCAAGGGATCTGAACTGGAAGTGACGGTCACTGCGGAGGAAGCAACAGAACAAAATGTCGAGCTGGAGCCGTTCATCGGCTTTGCCGGGGAAATCGGTTATGATGACGGCACTGCCGAGAATGCACATGCCTTTTATGATGCCGGAAATGGATGGGCCGTAAAATTCACGCTGGCGGAAGGACAATCATCTGCCCTGGTAACAGGCGGACTGTTCCGGTTCTGGGATGATACCTTCCCGACACCGGGCGGCACGAATTTTGCCGTGGAAATCTATGATGATTCCGGTGAAGATGGCGCACCAGGCAAGAAGCTCGCCGGACCGATTTCAGGGGAAGCTCTCCGAAACGGAGAATGGACGCAGATTGATTTGGCCGGGGAAGGCATTGTAGTCGATTCTGATTTCTATATTCTCTATATCCAAACCGATCCGAATCCGAATACACCTGCTTTGGCAACGGATGAAGATGGGGAATTTTCCGGCCGCAGCTGGCAGAATGTAGGCGGGGAATGGAGCCTGGTGCCGGAAGAGGATGGCAACTACATGATCCGGGCACTTGTTGATTACGAGGCGCAGTCCCCTGTCATCACGTCGCCTGCCTCTGATACAGTCACAAAAGAGAGTAGGGTGACAGTGGAAGGAACTGCATCGCCTGGCGGAACAGTCGAAATCAGCAATAACGGCGAAGCTGCCGCTTCAGTGGAAGCATCCGAAGAAGGAGCCTTTGCCGCGGAAGTGGAGCTGGCGGAAGGAGAAAACAGTCTGACAGCTGTGACGAAGCTGGAAAATGGCAGTACTGCGCCATCTGAAGCTGTAACAGTCATCCGGGATCAAACAAAACCGGAACTGATGATTACAGCGCCGGAGGACGGCAGCAAAACGAATAAGGAAACCGTGACCGTAACGGGTACGGCATCTGATGACTATTTGAAAAAGCTGACGATCAACGGTGAGAATGCTGATGTGGATGATGACGGGGCTTTCTCCAAGCGCATTCTATTGGATGAAGGTGTCAATGAGATAAAAGTAGCCGCAGCGGATGAGGCCGGAAATAAGGTAACGAAAGTCATCGAGCTGGAAGCAGACTATACTGCTCCTGCATTGGAAAATGTCAAACCGGAACAGGATACAGATCTGCAGGCCGGCGAAACAGTTGTCATTTCCTTTGAATCGGAACCGGGCTTGGAGGATGCGACCTTCTACTTAAAGGCGCCGCTGACGAATTTCCGCACCGCATCCCAGGCAACAGAGCTTCCAATGAGGGAAACGGAAGAGGGTTTGTATGTAGGTTATTGGACAGCGACATCATCGGTGAAGCTTGATGGAGCGGATGTCGTCGTCAAAGCGACAGATGCATTCGGGAATGAAACCGATGCGACTGCTGCTGGAAAGATATTTGTAGAATGA